A region of Candidatus Acidiferrales bacterium DNA encodes the following proteins:
- a CDS encoding decaprenyl-phosphate phosphoribosyltransferase, which translates to MKRIPDYLRLMRPEQWVKNVFVVVPLIFSKNLFNVSLFSGSALAFFSFCLAASSVYIINDIADRELDKLHPIKKNRPIAAGAVNTSEGWTIAVSLIFVSFVLLFAGRVHWTATIPIVLYIIMNLLYSFGLKKIVLIDVFVIAAGFILRIVAGGYAIDVKISSWLIMTTLFISIFLGVAKRRSEFLNMSSESDGHSALPSTREVLEDYDLSLIDQILSVSAASVIIAYALYTVSERTVRAFGTEALIFTTIFVVYGIFRYMYLIHKTRLGESPTNALLTDKPMVITVVLFILSVVAIIYRHELIRIISRYVPVQ; encoded by the coding sequence ATGAAACGAATTCCTGACTACCTCAGACTGATGAGACCCGAGCAGTGGGTCAAAAATGTCTTCGTGGTTGTACCGCTCATCTTTTCGAAAAACCTTTTCAACGTTTCCCTTTTCTCCGGCTCCGCGCTCGCCTTCTTTTCGTTTTGTTTGGCTGCGTCTTCCGTTTACATAATCAACGATATTGCCGACAGAGAGCTCGACAAACTCCATCCCATCAAAAAGAACCGCCCCATTGCGGCAGGAGCAGTCAACACAAGCGAAGGATGGACAATCGCCGTATCCTTGATATTTGTATCATTCGTTTTATTATTCGCCGGCCGTGTGCATTGGACCGCGACAATCCCGATCGTCCTTTACATCATCATGAATCTTCTATATTCGTTCGGGTTAAAGAAGATCGTTCTCATCGACGTGTTCGTCATTGCCGCAGGATTTATTCTTCGGATAGTTGCAGGCGGTTACGCCATAGATGTTAAGATATCAAGCTGGCTCATAATGACAACTCTTTTCATCTCCATTTTCCTCGGTGTCGCAAAACGAAGGAGCGAATTCCTTAACATGAGCAGCGAATCGGACGGGCATTCTGCTTTGCCTTCGACGCGGGAAGTCCTGGAGGATTACGATTTGAGCCTGATAGATCAGATTCTTTCAGTTTCGGCAGCGAGTGTAATCATCGCCTATGCGCTCTACACTGTCTCGGAGCGAACAGTGCGCGCGTTCGGCACGGAGGCTTTGATATTCACAACCATTTTCGTGGTCTATGGAATCTTCAGGTATATGTATCTCATTCATAAGACGCGGCTCGGCGAAAGCCCGACGAACGCGCTTCTCACTGATAAGCCCATGGTTATAACTGTCGTTTTATTCATACTATCCGTTGTTGCGATCATATATAGGCATGAACTGATCCGAATTATCTCGAGATATGTCCCGGTTCAGTAA
- a CDS encoding EamA family transporter, whose protein sequence is MSRFSKAELVLLSITFIWGGTFAVVKFALNSASPLMFLAIRFGIASVVFPLIYRKNYFSMDRATLMGGLFLGFLLMIGFAFQTVGLKYTTSSKSAFITGLLVAFTPIAQAAIEKKIPSRGN, encoded by the coding sequence ATGTCCCGGTTCAGTAAAGCCGAATTAGTTCTCCTCTCGATAACGTTTATCTGGGGCGGGACTTTTGCGGTCGTCAAGTTTGCGCTGAACAGCGCGTCCCCGCTGATGTTTCTTGCAATAAGGTTTGGTATCGCGTCGGTTGTTTTTCCGCTGATCTACCGGAAAAATTATTTTTCGATGGACAGGGCGACGTTGATGGGCGGCCTGTTCCTGGGGTTTTTGCTGATGATCGGATTTGCCTTCCAGACGGTCGGTTTGAAATATACGACTTCATCCAAGTCCGCGTTCATCACGGGACTCCTAGTTGCATTCACGCCGATTGCGCAGGCAGCCATCGAAAAAAAAATTCCTTCAAGAGGAAATTT